The Balearica regulorum gibbericeps isolate bBalReg1 chromosome 5, bBalReg1.pri, whole genome shotgun sequence genomic interval agttgcaattttttttgaatgctACTGGGATTTAATTTGACCAGTCGTGTCCAGAGTTTCAGAGGGTGCTTTACAAACATAAAGCAAGGTCTGTGTGAAATGTTTCTGCTGGAAATCTGTCCTGGAATTCAGCATAATTTGAGAGCTTGCTTTGCTAACGTGAAATAACTGTACAAGCACGTATGTTGTGGGGGTGGAGGGTGACTTGACACTTGAGTTATTGTCTGTTTTACAGTATCACCCATAGGGGATTTCTTTGGCTTTCCAAAAAACTTCAGGTTAGTcttatctttgtttttcctaCTTAATTGTCATACATGTAGGTAAAATTTGCAAAGAACATAAACTTAAGTAAGACTGCAGAAATGACTAGATGTAAGCTCTGGTCCTTTACTGTAACTGCACGATTGGACTCCCACACTAGCCTAGAGCCTCACTTACTTCAAAATACTTCCTGCTTACTCCAAAGATTTCTCAACTTCATTGCAAGACTCTCAAAATGCCTGCAGTGGCCTTTTTCTTGCCTGTGGCTTCACGCTCAGACTGTAGCTTGAAATGCTTCAAAGGTGTTTTGTCATCTGAAAAggtatttcagtgcttttggcTGCTAATTTTCTCCCACATAATCTCTGATGGTGATAATTTCACCCTCAAAAATTAAGGAATTGATCTtgaaggaaaagtaaaacacacacaaaaaggagGGGGGATATGTTTTGGTTGGATCTTTGGCAGTTCACAGTGCAAGTGCGCAAATGCTTGTATGGGTTTAGCGTGGTGGGACAGATGGGCCAGTGCAGGGGCTGTCTCACCTTTGTGCTCCTGGAGAAGTGTAAATGGAGCCACAGCCACGGCTAACTGattttcagagcttttcaaaggaaacagtGGCAGTGAGGATGACAAGGGGATGCAGGTGAGCAACTGCCAGGAGAATCCTTGTTTTTTACCCTTTGTTATGTCTCTAATCAGAGCAAATACCAGGAGAAAATTGACTATGGTCTGTGTTAGAGATACACACTATAAAATAGGATATTAAATAAAGTTATATCTAGTCTGTACCTCTGTCACAGGAAATGTAGTAgtgtttttgtaattttttttaaagctatcaaagaaaaacttctttttttcttttttcatttgaacGAATGTCTGGTAGTTTTGTTATCTCCCAAGTGGCTAGATTTTACTTTGTCTACACTAGAAAAATTTTGTAGGCCAGAATGGAGGTATGAAATCAAATGTGAACTCTCTCTGAGTGTGTTTAGTTCTGGTCAATCCAAAacaaatttaaaggaaatgttCTTTGTGAATATCTCCTCCTATTTGACATGAGTATACCATCACAGTTATGCAAATGCAGCTTATGCAATTAATTGCTCAGATAGGCTCCCCTTGATTCAGAAGATCAATCTGACCAAATACATCAGTTTTTAGCCAGCTTACTTCCCTGATCTGACTCGCTGGGCAAGTGTGTGGGTGCCTGGgcacaaagagagagagactggaGGGTGGGGGGATAGGCAGGAGGACAGGAACAGGTCTGGACTTTCCATTTTAGTGGCAGTGCAGACTTAGTAAAGCAGCTGTGTAAGTGGGCTTGCAGTCAGCTTACTGACTGCTAGTATATAGTTAAATAAGGGCTGTTTGGAAACAGTTGAATAGTAAGAGGATCCTATGCTTATGTGGGACTTACCTGCCCTGGTAAATTGCAGTGATTCTTCATAACAGTTTCACCGCCGTTTGCATAGTGGTGGTCATTGCCCTCTTGTGCTGTATAATGAGCTAACCTGCAGATATCGTCAGAGTAGTTGTCAAACCGTTGTAGTCAAAACACTGGATCTCAAGCAGCACTGGCTACATTTCTCCTCTGTAGTGTATAATGTAGGAGGGAAATCTTTGCCACTGCTTCCATGACAAGTAGAATTTATTGCTTACTAGGAATTGCCAGAGAATCAGTGCAACAGAGACTGCCTCAGACTGTCACCTGAAGGAAAATGCCAACGTTGGGCTACGTAGGGAAGAATCATCCTGACTGTTGGAGCAGCTCTGGATTTTGGGATGCAAAACTAGCTTTTCGTCCCCTTGGTAGCACAGAACTTTAACATTTGGTTTCAGGAGgttaagaaaaacaactgcttcTGCCTATATTTATAATCCTGTAAATTGCAAAGAATTGTCAATGATTCTGTCGTTTGTTGGCagaacttcatgtggttttaAGGTGTTAGATATCAGACTATTTTACAGTCAATCTagtgcagaaatacaaaagctGATAGTTTTGAATATAACTGCCTAAGCAGATAGTAGAGACATGCAGTGAtacttaaaatttttcttccagcataatttatgtatttgttcTCTTTACCCTAACTTCCCTCATGACCGTTTCAGATCCAGAAGCGGCAAGATCAGGCAACTCCAAAATCACCACAACGCTGGGACTGGTAGTCCATGCTGCAGGTAATGTGTGACCTATTGTTAGCACTCAACAAGGACTTTCATTGCTTTGTGGCTGGCTCATCTTTAGATGTGATAGAAAcacttgggttttgtttttgaaggtggctttttatttaaaaaaaaaaaaaaaaaaaaaggcagggtgGGGAGAACTAAGGATCTTCCCCAAAACTTACTGGGAAAGCATACTCCAGTGCTCAGAACGCTCCGTGGAGTTTTATGTGGGTACAGGATTTTCactcctttatttttcccatctgaAAAGTTGAGTAATGCTCACTTTTTGCCTCTTCAATTCTTTTGCTGGCTGTTTTAGCTGCTAAATTTCAATACATGCTAACACACTTGATAAGTAGTATGAAACATCTTTGGGTTTGCTTGTCAGTTGACctgtggtgttttggtttttttaaaataagtttaaaaaatagtatcttGTGGAAAAAAGGACATTCTAGGGTGGAGCGCAAAAATTTGACTGAAACACATTTGGGCTGACTTGCAAGGACTGAAAAAGTTATGCATATGTTGCAGTCAACTCATGTTCATCTTGTAATTCTTCACTATGTGTAGTATCAATATGAAGCTTTTTAATCTCTCCTACCGAAAGTTACTGTCTAGATAAGTCATAAGATGTTGAtcaaaaagatatttcttcacTAAACAAAGTGTCTGTATATTAAGGATTAATGCAGTATCCATTTCCTATTTCATTTAGACAATACATTTATGttaaatggaacaaaaatagtatttacagtagtatttatatttgaaaattcatttaaagCATAATGATTAACATTCTTTTAATGCTTAGAAtctaaagcagatttttttaaatttagacaGGAATCCACTTCTACAGAAGACTAAAATAAACTTCTACCTGGTTCAGTACTGAATAGATTCTATGTATGGTTATTATGGTCTTGGGGAAATGCAAGACAGTTCCTGTTGAGGGTTTTCTGAAATCCTGAAATTGTCGTGGCTTAAGAAACAAAGGGGAGTGAACCATGTGTTGGGTTGGTATTGTTATGGGCAGTTTGAGTAATAGGACTTCTGGAATCAACGTGTTACGTGCTGTCAGCCATTGCGGGGGTGGGAAAGCTGAAACCGATGTGGAAGAATAATCCATGAATTTGCACTCCTCTTTCAGCTGATGGTGTTGCATTGGGTGCAGCAGCTTCTACTTCTCAGACTAGCGTCCAGTTGATAGTGTTTGTTGCGATTATGTTGCACAAGGTAAGTCATCATCCAAAAaacctttttgttctttaaaaggCTGTTAAAGCATACATAAATTACTAAAGATCTTAAGTTTCCTTAGTGATGTAATCTGGAAATGTGTAATGTCATTGAAATGAACAGGTTGGCAGTACAGCTTCAAGGACCGAAAAGCACTGGTATGATGTGTGACAGAACAGCAAATGATGGATGCTAAGTCTGAACGGTGTATGAATAGAGAGAATTCTGACTGACTGCCTTGGAGAGAAGAATAGCTCGTGAAGAAATGTGGCAGCTTCACACTGACTTTTTCGGAAGGTGGTGTggtggtgtggttttgtttaaaaacaaaccaaaccccccaaGACTCTTACTGCTGTGAGAGATGTATTAGAAGTTCTAGAGGGTGAAGCACAGAAGTATATGGTAGCGTAttcaaggaggaaaagcagttttatgctgattacaacagcttttttttggttctgtGATGTTCTTAAGAAAATGGGAAGGATATTTGTTAGAAAGGCTTTTAGTGTTTAAAGGGCTAGTCTTTTGAAACCACTTAATGTCAGAGTACGAAATTACAACTTCTGGACACGTCTGTTACTGTAGTAGCTTCAACATCAGTCATATGCCATTTCTGCAGGAATAAAATTGAATGTTTTTCTGATGGTAACAAGCAAACAATGGCACTTGAAAATGggaagatctttttttccttaatgtttgTGCAAAGATATCTATTAGCTGTATAGGTTGTAAACATACGTGTCCAAACGCATACTTGACTTATGGTAGCACATGTATATATTACAGTAGTCATCCATTCCTCCAAAATCTTGCTTGCATAATTGCATGTTCACAATGTTAGGAAAACCAGATCTAGTATGTCTTTTCTTCACTGTTCATACAATAAATTGTGGTTTGCATAACCCTCTTCAAAGGTGGCAACGTCAATGTTGCATCTTGCTGTGAAGCTTGGTTCATGGCTATTGCCAAATGAaacttcctttttattattcttaataCAGTTGTACAATTTCAGAAGAGAACAATTTCTCCTATGAAAGATTATCAAGAAATAGTCGttactgaaagagaaatttatttcttccctgctgtcttttttatttttgtagtctTCTGATCCTGAttgatgcttttgtttttctcatcttttttccttcacttatggtttcctttcttctaggtttgaaaaaaaaggattttgtttataaaaaatattcagtgtatATTAGTTCTTATCTCAAAAATTTCAGGGTGGACTGCTATTGTTATTATGTGAGCAAAACTATAGTAAATTCTGTGAGTAGTAGGACAGCTATGCCTTGTGGATAAGACACTGGAtgccagcagaggaagaaggaagtttttgtttgcttcccagtgggaacagaaatgaaactgaatGATGAACAAAAGAGCTCCTAAGTCTTTGTTCATATGGAGGCTGACAGTTACCTATCTTTGGGAGTTTTCCTCCCTCTGTGTTAATTGgagatttttctgctgtagaTTAAGAAACTGTCCATCTAAGGATGCATAGGTGtatcaatattaaaaaagaaattacgTAAGTTAATGGAGATTTACGGATTATAGCATTGACTCAAGTCAGAgtgaacattttaatatttgtaatgaCTACACAAATATGTGTACTCTGATAGCCAAAACATGGGTTTCCATTAGGTACTGTTATTAAGTTAGGGCAGTCTGCAGAATTCTGTTGATTTGGGTTAACTGCAGCATACTAGTGCTCTCCCTGAATTCCTTCCAATTCAGTGCATTTCAATGTAGTAAGTCGTATTGCAACTTTATCTCAAATTTCAGGGGATTTTAGAAGGTACTGTATTTCCGGTGAATATTGTTTTTTGCAGGCACCAGCTGCTTTTGGCCTGGTTTCCTTCCTGATGCATGCTGGGCTGGAACGGAATCGAATTAGAAAACACTTGCTGGTCTTTGCATTGGCAGCACCTGTTATGTCCATGGTGACATACTTAGGGCTAAGCAAGGTAGGTCTGCGATTTTGTTCTGCCTAAAATGTAGCTTAGTGGTGGAGTTTGGGGAAAGGAATATCATAGGAGGTCCTTAAAACATAATTCCAAAGTGCTTGGAAACTTTAGCAGCAtggaggtttgggttttgggtttgtttggcttttttttaaaaagtgggtAAAAAGGTAGCAATATGAATGTGTGAAACAAAAAGTAGCCCATGATTTCCATCAGAATCAGTGATATAACTCCTCTATGGAATTTTGTATAGCTCTTTTTAGAAGGCTGATTTctgtctctcctcctttctaCTGCTCCCTGCAATTTACTCATATACCAGATTTTGTCTGATCACTATATAACTGAGTAATTTTCAGTGGTGCTGCATGCATTCTTATTTTAATACGCAGGTGGAAAATAATCTTTGCCAGTTTTCCCCACCATCCCAGAATTGATCCTATGTGTTCAAAGACTTTTTCACACTGTCAGAAGTTGAATCCTCAGCTAGAAGCGTCTTTTTGCCTCTCATGCTCCTTAAAGCATAGTGTTGCCTTAGCTCTAGACAACAAATATGTCCAGTGGCCCATTTCACAGCCTGAGTTTATCATCTCTGTCCAAACgaaatgtttctgcttcttCTAGCATTTCCTATGACACTCTTGTATTTCTAACTGCTGTAGGCCATGATGGTGACACACTATGGTGGTGTGTCGTAAAGAATCTAACATGATCTCATGAAACTCAAGGCAAGAGAGGAAAGATTAAGTAAATCGTCTGGGCCTTTACATGCCGGAAAGGAGTTATATTTGATATTGCAGTACAGGGAACATCAGAAAGGGTTGGGTTTATAAATAGAAATGAGAGTGCTGTTTGAGCATTCTTTTGATATAGGCTCACCAAGAGTTGGTTTTGCATAGTTCCAGAGCAGGAAATGCATCTCTGCTCTCTGGAAAAATAACCTGAGAGTGTACCAAAGAACTAACATAACACTTGAGTTGGAAATTGTTCAAGAAGCATTTTGAAACTGATATGAGTGGGTTtgtatttaattacatttaatgaTGTGTAGCATGATTTTAGTCCCTAGTATGAATATGAAGAGGTGCTCAGTTTTAATCCAGAAGATGCATTTCTTTATGAAGTTTGCATGGAAACTTTAGAAAAGTTTTGGCTGTTTACTTGTACGTACACATGAGATATTGAAAGAGTGATGATTTGGGACTTAAATCTAGCAAATCTTGCTCTGACCAGCAGGGGACCAGATATTTAAAGACTAACATCTTACTTGAActccttgtttaaaaaaaaggaggggaaaaaaaaatcagtcttgaaTGTCATTCCTAAAATTTGTGGCTTTgcaatctgaatttttttttaagcatgttttgtcattttgacattttgtatATTGCTGTGAGATGGCTTCTGCACAGACTGTGACTTTTCTGTAAGGGTTCCTGGAACTGTGAAGTGAACTAACTAGGATGAGAGGTGTCTTTCTGCCCCCCACGTCAACTTTAGAATGCCAGTTACTACACGTAACGTGCAAGACACAAACCAACATGTTAAACCGTTGGCATTGTGAGAGAACAATACTTGATAGAAAACCTACTGTGTCTGGACacttaaagaatttttttattattgtttgaAGAACTTCTGCTTGTCCTCatgtttttgctcttttttttttttccatttcagagcaGCAAAGAAGCCCTTTCAGAAGTCAATGCCACCGGAGTTGctatgctgttttctgctgggACTTTTCTTTATGTTGCCACAGTTCATGTCCTCCCAGAAGTAGGAGGAATTGCTCATAGCCACAAACCTGAATCAACTGGAGGAAAAGGACTCAGTCGTCTGGAGGTGGCAGCCCTAGTATTAGGATGCCTTATTCCTCTGGTTTTGTCCATTGGACACCATCACTAAATGCTCAAATTTCACGGTTCTCCTCCTCGATCTGACATGAGCAGTAAATGTCGGCTGCTCCCTTTATCATTGTCTCTTACCCATCATCCATCCCATCCACTTTATGGAGTTCAGAGGGAACGTTGATTGCAAAATGAGGAATACTGGTCAAGTTTTTAGTGTAGCAAAATGTACTTTGGCAGCCGGACATAAATTCTAGgtaactttcttttctgaagacatttgctattttaattgCTACTTCTGGCCCTATTCTCAGGGAAGATGGAGTTTGGAGTTTAAGCAAGGTGAGCAGGGAAGAACATAGCGACTCGTCGTGAAATTGCAATCACCAAAGTATCCTGCAATTCGGCTTTCATAGCTGAGAGCAAAAGCAGAGGATGGCTGCCTTGAGAGGTTGAAGTCTTACTAACGAAGAAGGGGGCTGTCCCCTATTGGTTCTATGTTGTCCTGACAACGCGACCGGTCCATGTAATGTTTGTCACTAATTGTATTGCAAAAATGGGCTACACTTGGTGTTCTGGGCAACACTGCTATTGTCACAGAAGTGTCACTGCTAGGAAAGAAACAATGTAGATGAAGTGTAGGATTAGAGTAGGAAATCAGCTGGTTAAGAAAGTGCAAACAAATTTTGCTGTGTATTCcattatttaagaaaaggatAGAAGCAAGGAGAATATTGTTTTGATTGTTTatgcaatttttaataaattttaaaaaggcagtaTTTCTTGGGAGATGGTCTTCTGCCAAGTCAGTAAAGCATAGGCGTCAAAAATGTTAGCAGGAATTGGGTATTGGGTACTGTGATTACACTACTGCTACTGTTGAGAGAGATATCCATAGTGTCCTTTGAAATCGAGCTGTTCGGGGCTCTGAGGAGTAGAAATCTGATGGAGACAGCTGTTGAGGGACCAGGGAACTTTACTAgctcattttcaaaagtgaactgctgaaatcagtggggacatgggtttttttcattaaatgaaaggTATTAAGGCTAACAAAATAGATGGttagttaaatatttatgctgcAGATAGAGTACAAAGAGTTTCTAAAgcagttctaaaaaaaaacaaaaaaacaaacaaacaaaccaaaaacaccaacaaacaaaaaacctgatgAGTTCTCAGCGGACCTGTTaggcattttgcttttcctttgggaatTGTGCATTTGCTCTTACTGATAAGCATTAGTTTTGGTGAATCTACTAGAGGACTTATTGCCAACTGCTGATGCCTCTCTCTGCAGAAGAGTGATGAAAGATCCCTGCCTTTCCAAGGCACAGCCTCCTCTTGTCAGGCACCATTTCTcttatgcaaaatatattataCTCTAATAACTGTAGTGCATTGAAAAGTCAGGAATGCTTGACTTGCACAGACTCAACctaaaattctttctttagGGGAAAACTTTTTAGTGCCCTACCCTTTTTAAGCTATATTCTGTCTGCACTTTTTAAAGATAACATtgccaaatatattttttcgtttgatttattttttttaaaatgaattttgaagGCTTGAAATATCTTAACTGAAGTGCTTCTTATTTCCATTTGAATGAGCGTGTCTGTTTTTCATGACA includes:
- the SLC39A9 gene encoding zinc transporter ZIP9 isoform X2 yields the protein MQHVIESEKVAEIPVVHEYGHDHSRLHAYIGVSLVLGFVFMLLVDQIGSSHVHSTDDPEAARSGNSKITTTLGLVVHAAADGVALGAAASTSQTSVQLIVFVAIMLHKAPAAFGLVSFLMHAGLERNRIRKHLLVFALAAPVMSMVTYLGLSKSSKEALSEVNATGVAMLFSAGTFLYVATVHVLPEVGGIAHSHKPESTGGKGLSRLEVAALVLGCLIPLVLSIGHHH
- the SLC39A9 gene encoding zinc transporter ZIP9 isoform X1; protein product: MDDFRSICLLSLAMLVACYVAGIIPLAVNFSEERLKLVTVLGAGLLCGTALAVIVPEGVHALYEDILEGKHHPASEMQHVIESEKVAEIPVVHEYGHDHSRLHAYIGVSLVLGFVFMLLVDQIGSSHVHSTDDPEAARSGNSKITTTLGLVVHAAADGVALGAAASTSQTSVQLIVFVAIMLHKAPAAFGLVSFLMHAGLERNRIRKHLLVFALAAPVMSMVTYLGLSKSSKEALSEVNATGVAMLFSAGTFLYVATVHVLPEVGGIAHSHKPESTGGKGLSRLEVAALVLGCLIPLVLSIGHHH